A window of Mucilaginibacter paludis DSM 18603 contains these coding sequences:
- the traJ gene encoding conjugative transposon protein TraJ — MDNLTGLQATLEQVYSQMLPLCSQLIGPAQGIAGFAALWYIASRVWRSIAAAEPIDFYPLLKPFALGLCIMLFPTVIAIINGIMQPVVSTTNTMVTDSNAAIALLLEKKTEAEKKTQNYQMFVGPDGEGDRNSWYKYTHPDDPNDSNEGMLGSIGNDMRFAMAKASYNFRNSIKEWMSEVLQVLYEAAALCINTVRTFQLIVLAILGPLVFGIAVFDGFQHTLTVWMARYINVFLWLPVANIFGSIIGKVQQNMLALDISQIQSTGDTFFSSGDVAYLIFLLIGIVGYFTVPSTANYIVHAGGGNTLVNKINSLVISSSRSATSAMSGGMQADAYGNQRENVTQSMAANSLSEGYFRDKPADNNNYKKDKLKGDK, encoded by the coding sequence ATGGATAATTTAACCGGCTTACAAGCCACTTTAGAACAGGTATACAGCCAGATGCTGCCGCTCTGTTCGCAGCTGATCGGCCCGGCACAGGGAATTGCGGGTTTTGCCGCGCTCTGGTATATCGCCTCCAGGGTATGGCGAAGCATAGCCGCCGCTGAACCCATTGATTTCTATCCTTTGCTAAAGCCCTTTGCACTGGGTTTGTGCATCATGCTGTTTCCAACTGTGATCGCTATTATCAACGGCATCATGCAGCCTGTGGTCAGTACCACCAACACGATGGTGACCGACAGCAATGCCGCGATAGCACTATTGCTGGAAAAAAAGACCGAGGCTGAAAAGAAAACGCAGAACTACCAAATGTTTGTCGGGCCTGATGGCGAAGGGGACAGAAATTCGTGGTACAAATACACCCATCCCGATGATCCCAATGATAGTAACGAAGGGATGTTAGGCAGCATCGGTAACGATATGCGTTTCGCTATGGCAAAGGCCAGCTACAATTTTAGGAACAGTATCAAAGAATGGATGTCAGAGGTTTTACAGGTATTGTACGAGGCCGCGGCCCTGTGCATCAATACGGTCCGCACCTTTCAATTGATCGTATTAGCCATATTAGGCCCGCTGGTGTTTGGTATAGCTGTGTTCGATGGTTTCCAGCATACGCTCACCGTTTGGATGGCGCGCTATATCAATGTCTTTTTATGGTTACCAGTAGCCAATATCTTCGGTAGTATCATCGGCAAAGTGCAGCAAAATATGCTGGCTTTGGATATATCCCAAATACAAAGCACAGGCGACACTTTCTTCAGTTCCGGCGATGTGGCATACCTGATTTTTTTACTCATTGGCATCGTCGGCTATTTCACGGTGCCAAGCACCGCTAATTACATCGTCCACGCAGGGGGCGGCAATACTTTGGTCAATAAGATCAATAGCCTGGTCATTAGTTCATCGCGTTCGGCTACTTCTGCCATGTCGGGTGGTATGCAGGCCGATGCTTACGGCAACCAACGTGAAAACGTGACCCAAAGCATGGCAGCCAATTCGCTCAGCGAGGGCTACTTCAGGGATAAACCCGCTGATAATAACAATTACAAAAAAGACAAACTGAAAGGAGACAAATAA
- the traK gene encoding conjugative transposon protein TraK, translated as MFSQLKNIDTAFKHIKLFSYLLIIACAGISCYAVYKSYQSSTDFKNHIYILANGKALEAFAADAKTNTPVEARDHIKVFHEDFFNLSPDDKQIQATITKALYLADASAKTQYDNLKESGFYANLIAGNISQQVQVDSIQLDVNQYPFYFKCFANEKLVRTSGTVNRSLVTQGYLRNVSRSDNNPHGFLIERWETLENKDLASSNTKP; from the coding sequence ATGTTCAGCCAACTCAAAAATATCGATACGGCTTTCAAGCACATCAAGCTATTCAGCTATCTGCTGATTATCGCCTGCGCAGGAATTTCTTGCTACGCTGTCTATAAAAGCTACCAAAGTTCAACAGACTTTAAAAATCATATCTACATCCTAGCCAACGGTAAAGCTTTGGAAGCTTTTGCTGCGGATGCCAAAACCAACACGCCGGTAGAAGCCCGTGACCATATCAAGGTTTTCCACGAGGATTTTTTTAATCTCAGCCCCGACGACAAACAAATCCAGGCAACCATCACCAAAGCTTTATACCTGGCCGACGCCAGTGCGAAAACCCAGTATGATAATCTTAAGGAAAGTGGTTTTTACGCCAACCTGATCGCTGGCAATATCAGCCAGCAGGTACAGGTGGACAGCATCCAGTTGGATGTCAACCAGTATCCTTTTTATTTCAAATGCTTCGCCAACGAAAAACTGGTCCGGACCAGTGGGACGGTTAACCGCAGCCTGGTCACTCAGGGTTACCTCCGTAACGTTTCCCGCTCGGATAATAACCCGCATGGCTTTTTGATAGAGCGCTGGGAGACATTGGAGAACAAAGATCTGGCATCATCAAATACCAAACCATGA
- the traM gene encoding conjugative transposon protein TraM, producing the protein MEKTIRTPQFYRTRKALLVLPLFILPLVTLGFWKLHQAPANERTGPNPGLNASLPGAKFDKHEKQGNKMSFYDQAKQDSARAQSNDNNPLVKQFGFKQPQNDVTETTPLTANYADPNVTRINQKLADINKQISQPIVTPVTTPTVIKPQDNKQLTEQVNRLEGLMKNINTNQDADPQIQQLSQMLEKIQQIQHPESTKPTTPTEASASPFKAIPAFIDGNQKVLQGGAVRLKLNDSLSIKGQLIPKGTPIFGTANITNQRLLLEIKNIRLGDAIIPVNLTVYSEDSMPGIPAPEAELAGAAGTGAGNTLSGMQFLSMDQSLATQAAAGGIEAAKGLLSKKAKRIKVHLKNEYPVLLRNNSH; encoded by the coding sequence ATGGAAAAGACCATTAGAACACCTCAGTTTTACCGTACGCGCAAAGCGCTGCTGGTATTACCGCTATTCATTCTACCGCTGGTTACCTTAGGTTTCTGGAAACTGCACCAGGCCCCGGCCAACGAACGAACCGGCCCAAACCCTGGCTTAAACGCCAGCTTACCCGGTGCCAAATTCGACAAACACGAAAAACAAGGTAACAAAATGAGCTTTTATGACCAGGCTAAACAGGATTCCGCCAGGGCGCAATCCAATGACAATAATCCGCTGGTCAAACAATTCGGTTTCAAGCAGCCCCAAAATGACGTTACCGAAACAACACCGCTAACAGCAAATTATGCCGATCCCAATGTTACCCGCATCAACCAGAAATTAGCCGATATCAATAAACAGATCAGTCAGCCCATAGTTACGCCGGTAACAACACCAACGGTAATAAAGCCGCAGGATAATAAGCAGCTTACTGAGCAGGTTAACCGGCTTGAAGGGCTGATGAAGAACATCAATACCAACCAGGATGCCGACCCGCAAATACAGCAGCTCAGCCAAATGTTGGAAAAGATACAGCAGATACAACACCCGGAATCGACTAAGCCAACCACGCCAACGGAAGCGTCAGCAAGCCCATTTAAAGCTATACCCGCCTTCATAGACGGCAATCAAAAAGTTCTGCAAGGCGGCGCGGTACGCCTGAAATTGAATGACAGCCTGAGCATTAAAGGTCAACTTATACCCAAAGGCACACCAATATTCGGCACGGCCAATATTACCAACCAGCGCTTATTACTGGAGATCAAAAACATCCGCCTTGGCGATGCCATTATCCCGGTTAATCTTACCGTGTATAGTGAAGACAGTATGCCCGGCATACCTGCCCCTGAAGCAGAACTCGCCGGGGCTGCCGGAACCGGTGCAGGCAATACCCTGTCCGGTATGCAATTCCTGAGCATGGATCAAAGCCTGGCCACGCAAGCGGCGGCTGGTGGTATCGAGGCGGCAAAAGGATTGCTGAGTAAAAAAGCTAAACGCATCAAAGTCCACCTCAAAAACGAGTATCCCGTGCTGCTCCGCAATAATTCCCATTAA
- a CDS encoding KAP P-loop domain protein codes for MTEPYPQFISNAPIGEDLFEGKSQEKVARYICENLIENDKCKIVGIEGGWGTGKSNLIEITKKKLNESKKGKYHFFIYDAWGHQEDLQRRSILEELTAFLTRKIDDVSIIGDSEKWNKKLKALLAKSKETEKKTIPSLSLGVVFSGLLLLSTPVFKSLSELVTCQWLKILIVAIPVFSLAGIFAYYYFNKTDKSEKSKKRFNEAVQKLFYLYQKSQQSDTTFETISEDEPSVKKFREWMRDIATDLGDNRLIIVFDNMDRLPDNKITELWSSIHTFFAEEKYDHIKVIIPFDRQNIKNAFKHTEESKLSYTDDFINKTFDIVYRVSPPILSDWKKFFESKWLQAFNSVNDEFQKSLQVFDQLATFKTPRDMVVFINECVANNQINPHIPLRYVALFVLNKSILFKDADQAILQPAYLKGLDFLYKDDEDLPKFMAALMYQIEPDRALEVVFTDRLRNGLNNNDKVQVGMISESAAFPILLDKAVMEVINLMNVTLALNELGEKISVKVWDDLYYRLGVHVGKLPEAKTEVYQLILLTKVTNKANYLKHLIALLQDATKFVSTDYYNSLQEIEKTIKDSATNLKLEDFLVAKKIPAPDLVALLKEIKDTNTFKLFSDNGELNSHLETLDSPAEWRNSVFLSRIPDNYKMTKFTDVLTTKMTEFAGDAESLQPYLIAYKNISKTTLKPVLTDDAIYSLFTSRVSVDDFYFDLICMRIARWESFHESYAPAFEVILADESKNVIEGVAKNIHHYINYGDMLLKLPNFNKPLVRAVTNDLTIKRRTVRVLDLNKTLANIDEIIKALKIEPKILADQLNLWDRKDVAKSTIGSIVPNSDFFTFCAGYENGLTKILNKLGVEYFNDLGYEQWLAEFRNPQSKVVLTSLIILKNQYPPNATSAVKEVLEGIANGTITIPDKALWMRINDKLNKNTLRATMKDIRDIYLSKKEIDVPAFLFFGDWLLEHGELYANGGSLRRVFRKSILQADTISIIMRHGDIIKKIFDGSEDKEDFTNEVKVLLTEKNVDIVPLAQLLGILIENHEDEPNNESN; via the coding sequence ATGACAGAACCTTATCCTCAATTCATTAGCAATGCCCCGATAGGCGAAGATCTATTCGAAGGAAAATCCCAGGAAAAAGTTGCACGTTACATTTGCGAGAATCTGATCGAAAATGACAAATGCAAAATCGTCGGCATTGAAGGCGGCTGGGGTACTGGAAAATCTAACCTGATCGAGATCACTAAGAAAAAACTGAACGAAAGCAAGAAAGGCAAGTATCATTTTTTTATTTATGATGCCTGGGGGCATCAGGAGGACTTACAAAGGCGATCGATCTTAGAAGAACTAACAGCCTTCCTTACCCGTAAAATCGACGATGTTAGTATAATCGGCGATTCCGAAAAATGGAATAAAAAATTAAAGGCATTACTTGCAAAATCTAAGGAAACTGAAAAGAAGACCATTCCAAGTTTAAGTTTGGGTGTAGTTTTTTCCGGCCTGTTACTGTTATCAACTCCTGTATTCAAAAGTTTATCCGAACTGGTTACCTGCCAATGGCTAAAAATCCTGATAGTCGCCATTCCTGTATTTTCGTTAGCCGGGATCTTCGCTTATTACTATTTCAACAAAACTGACAAAAGCGAAAAATCGAAAAAACGTTTTAACGAGGCTGTTCAAAAACTATTTTACCTCTATCAAAAAAGTCAGCAATCAGACACTACTTTTGAAACTATATCAGAGGATGAACCTTCAGTAAAAAAATTCAGGGAGTGGATGCGAGATATTGCCACAGACTTGGGTGATAATCGCCTGATTATTGTATTTGATAATATGGACAGATTGCCCGATAATAAGATCACAGAGCTCTGGTCATCTATTCACACATTCTTTGCAGAAGAAAAATATGACCACATCAAAGTGATCATTCCTTTTGACCGTCAGAATATCAAAAACGCATTTAAGCATACAGAGGAATCGAAACTCAGTTACACCGATGACTTTATCAATAAAACTTTTGATATCGTTTACCGGGTATCTCCGCCTATATTATCAGATTGGAAAAAATTCTTTGAAAGTAAATGGTTGCAGGCATTTAACTCTGTCAATGACGAATTTCAAAAATCACTTCAGGTATTTGATCAACTTGCCACCTTTAAAACACCTCGCGATATGGTGGTTTTCATCAATGAATGTGTCGCTAATAACCAAATCAACCCGCATATTCCGTTACGCTACGTGGCGCTATTTGTATTAAACAAAAGTATTTTGTTCAAAGATGCTGACCAGGCGATCTTACAACCTGCATATTTAAAGGGGCTTGACTTTTTGTATAAAGACGACGAAGACCTGCCAAAGTTCATGGCAGCATTGATGTACCAGATTGAGCCTGACCGGGCATTAGAGGTTGTTTTCACTGACCGGCTGAGAAATGGCCTGAATAATAATGACAAGGTACAGGTGGGCATGATCAGTGAAAGTGCGGCGTTCCCGATCCTTTTGGATAAGGCTGTTATGGAGGTCATTAATCTAATGAATGTCACGCTCGCCCTTAACGAATTAGGTGAAAAAATTTCGGTCAAGGTTTGGGATGACTTGTATTATCGACTTGGCGTGCACGTTGGAAAGCTGCCGGAAGCGAAAACGGAAGTTTATCAATTGATATTATTAACCAAAGTAACCAACAAAGCGAATTACCTTAAACATTTAATTGCGCTTTTGCAGGATGCAACAAAATTTGTTAGCACGGATTATTACAATAGTTTGCAGGAGATAGAAAAAACGATAAAAGATAGCGCCACTAATCTGAAACTTGAGGATTTTTTAGTTGCAAAAAAAATCCCGGCACCGGACCTTGTTGCTTTATTAAAAGAAATAAAAGATACAAATACGTTTAAGTTATTTAGCGATAATGGCGAACTCAACAGTCATCTAGAAACATTGGATAGCCCGGCAGAATGGCGTAATTCCGTTTTCCTGTCGCGTATCCCGGATAATTATAAAATGACTAAGTTCACAGATGTGTTAACTACTAAAATGACAGAATTTGCAGGTGATGCGGAAAGCCTACAGCCATATCTTATAGCTTATAAAAATATATCTAAGACAACCTTAAAGCCAGTATTGACAGATGATGCAATATATAGTTTATTTACGTCGAGAGTTTCGGTCGATGACTTTTATTTTGATTTGATTTGTATGCGTATCGCCCGTTGGGAGAGCTTTCATGAGTCTTATGCACCAGCATTCGAAGTCATCCTGGCTGATGAGAGTAAAAATGTTATTGAGGGAGTAGCGAAAAACATCCATCATTACATCAATTACGGCGATATGCTGTTGAAACTTCCGAATTTTAATAAACCCTTAGTAAGGGCTGTTACTAATGACCTTACCATCAAAAGAAGAACAGTAAGGGTGCTTGATCTCAATAAAACTCTGGCCAATATAGACGAGATCATAAAAGCTTTAAAAATTGAACCAAAGATATTGGCGGATCAACTTAATTTATGGGATCGGAAAGATGTCGCAAAATCAACTATTGGGAGTATAGTGCCTAATTCCGATTTCTTTACTTTCTGCGCTGGCTACGAGAATGGGTTAACGAAAATCCTTAACAAATTAGGGGTAGAGTATTTTAATGATTTAGGTTATGAACAATGGCTGGCAGAATTTAGGAATCCGCAATCAAAGGTTGTTCTGACAAGCTTGATTATTCTAAAAAATCAATATCCTCCGAATGCGACTTCTGCGGTAAAAGAAGTATTAGAAGGCATAGCAAATGGTACCATCACTATTCCTGACAAGGCATTATGGATGAGGATAAATGATAAATTAAATAAGAATACGCTTCGTGCAACCATGAAAGATATCCGCGATATCTACTTATCAAAAAAAGAGATTGATGTACCGGCATTCTTGTTCTTTGGAGACTGGCTCTTGGAGCACGGTGAACTTTACGCGAACGGCGGTTCTTTGAGGAGAGTATTCCGAAAATCCATTTTGCAAGCTGATACAATAAGTATTATAATGAGACATGGCGATATAATAAAAAAGATATTCGATGGAAGTGAAGACAAGGAGGATTTTACAAATGAAGTGAAAGTTTTACTTACTGAAAAGAATGTAGATATAGTACCGCTAGCTCAACTCCTGGGTATTTTAATAGAAAACCATGAAGACGAGCCTAACAATGAAAGTAACTAA
- a CDS encoding J domain-containing protein translates to MKWFYECPTLEEVKARYKQLAKQHHPDLGGDTATMQEINKEYAFATAKAVKGANMTDEEAENEILSSEAYRKAIEQIIHIDGITIELVGNWIWVTGNTYPNRVTLKGAGFLFASKKQAWYFRTAEYKVNKGSGKSLDEIRSKYGSEVLNEVKPRRNHFIQ, encoded by the coding sequence ATGAAATGGTTTTACGAATGCCCCACTCTTGAGGAAGTAAAGGCAAGATATAAGCAACTGGCTAAACAACATCATCCGGATTTAGGTGGCGACACGGCCACTATGCAGGAAATAAATAAAGAATATGCTTTCGCAACCGCCAAAGCGGTTAAAGGCGCGAACATGACGGATGAAGAAGCCGAGAACGAAATTCTATCGTCGGAGGCTTACCGCAAAGCCATCGAGCAAATTATACACATAGACGGTATTACTATTGAATTGGTAGGCAACTGGATTTGGGTGACAGGCAACACATATCCCAATCGGGTAACACTCAAAGGCGCAGGTTTTTTATTCGCCTCTAAAAAACAGGCTTGGTATTTCCGCACCGCCGAATACAAAGTCAATAAAGGAAGTGGCAAGTCATTAGACGAAATACGGAGCAAATACGGCAGCGAAGTACTGAATGAGGTTAAACCAAGACGAAATCACTTTATTCAATAA
- a CDS encoding DUF6908 domain-containing protein yields the protein MKALNQFSTKIFCELLDRMQGKQHLKIINEPFMPLTIERIGNIYWENGQLVSLCHYYQQNGDLMQDPEMCFVFVDQREKDKTAYEKVMIVPYLYQQANLGIYQESMLFKNDVVVHCDTDLQAEQTNFANQWLQNIVEQGFLKNGQIQPS from the coding sequence ATGAAAGCACTTAATCAATTCAGCACCAAAATATTTTGTGAACTGCTCGACAGGATGCAGGGCAAACAACACCTGAAAATTATTAATGAACCATTTATGCCGCTTACCATTGAACGAATCGGAAATATCTATTGGGAGAATGGGCAACTGGTCAGCCTGTGCCATTATTATCAGCAAAACGGCGACCTGATGCAAGACCCGGAAATGTGTTTTGTATTCGTTGACCAACGGGAAAAGGATAAAACCGCCTATGAAAAAGTAATGATTGTACCGTACCTGTACCAACAGGCCAACCTCGGTATCTACCAGGAAAGTATGTTATTTAAAAACGATGTGGTAGTTCATTGCGATACCGACCTGCAAGCAGAGCAGACGAATTTTGCTAATCAATGGTTGCAAAACATCGTAGAACAGGGATTTTTAAAAAATGGGCAAATTCAACCTTCCTGA
- a CDS encoding patatin-like phospholipase family protein, translating into MNVLCLDGGGSKGIYTLGILKEFEALVKKPLHEYFQLIYGTSTGSIIAAMIGLGYTIDQITDMYYVLIPDIMKKSSAQGKSDALASELDTFFGNKTFTDFKTGVSIVATNYTNAKPLIFKRDAEQAYKLKSTFKPGFGVTIAGAVLASCAACPIFKKVEVVTENQGTIIAIDGGFIANNPTLLAITDATQSLGLPPDEIAILSLGTGNFIETDINLKSKFYRYNSFVQLFEKILKANTNTTEILTNLLFKHIPIIRINDTYNEPEFGTNMVEYKLDKLEKLQQLGRQSFGKHEDAVKAIFKIS; encoded by the coding sequence ATGAATGTATTATGTTTAGACGGTGGTGGGTCAAAAGGTATTTATACTTTGGGCATTTTAAAGGAGTTTGAAGCCTTAGTAAAAAAGCCCTTACATGAATATTTCCAATTGATTTATGGAACAAGTACCGGGTCAATAATAGCTGCTATGATTGGTTTAGGATATACTATTGATCAAATTACTGATATGTATTATGTTCTTATTCCTGACATTATGAAAAAAAGTTCAGCCCAAGGGAAATCCGATGCCCTTGCTTCCGAGCTCGATACTTTTTTTGGGAATAAAACTTTCACCGATTTTAAAACAGGGGTTTCAATTGTTGCAACAAATTATACTAATGCAAAACCCCTTATCTTCAAAAGGGATGCCGAACAAGCCTACAAGTTAAAAAGCACCTTCAAACCGGGGTTTGGTGTAACAATTGCTGGTGCAGTGCTCGCATCATGTGCCGCCTGTCCTATATTTAAAAAAGTAGAGGTGGTAACTGAGAATCAAGGCACGATCATAGCGATAGATGGTGGTTTTATCGCCAACAATCCTACATTATTAGCAATCACCGATGCTACGCAATCTTTAGGCCTTCCGCCTGATGAAATAGCTATCTTAAGTCTCGGTACAGGCAACTTTATTGAAACTGATATTAATTTGAAAAGCAAGTTTTATCGCTACAATTCCTTTGTTCAGCTATTTGAAAAAATTCTCAAAGCGAATACAAATACTACCGAAATTTTAACTAATCTATTGTTCAAGCATATTCCGATAATTCGTATCAATGATACTTACAATGAACCGGAATTTGGTACAAATATGGTAGAATATAAGCTCGACAAGCTTGAAAAGCTTCAACAACTAGGCAGGCAGTCCTTTGGAAAGCACGAGGACGCGGTTAAAGCTATTTTTAAAATATCCTGA
- a CDS encoding nucleotidyltransferase domain-containing protein: MSISENQLDTWSHQGSITNSANTANAIKDAINSYASFPTGVSFDVYLSGSYKNDTNIFGESDVDVVVELTSSFYSNLTDEQKSTFSLTGSSYRYDDFKKDVINCLEANFSKKHIEVGNKAIKVYPAHNGRLHADVLVCYSYRLYTDFTRITGYHQGVSFFRADNNAEVINFPKKHSEIDTIKHQNTNGYFKPTVRIFKNIKKTLVNDSVIEKKLAPSYFIECLLSNVPNDCYGTNYSQTVFKVLTYLQTNNWDNFRCVNGLTPLWGDTTETWELDSAKKFVSAVIAKWNKS; this comes from the coding sequence ATGTCAATTTCTGAAAATCAACTGGATACTTGGTCACATCAGGGCTCAATCACCAATTCTGCCAATACAGCGAATGCGATTAAAGACGCAATTAATTCTTATGCTTCGTTTCCAACAGGCGTTTCGTTTGATGTTTACCTATCCGGCTCTTATAAAAATGACACTAATATTTTTGGTGAAAGTGATGTGGATGTGGTTGTTGAGCTAACCTCAAGTTTTTATAGTAATCTAACGGATGAGCAAAAATCAACATTTAGTTTAACAGGGTCATCCTATAGATACGATGATTTTAAAAAAGATGTTATAAACTGTTTAGAAGCAAACTTTTCCAAGAAGCATATTGAGGTGGGTAATAAGGCAATTAAGGTATACCCTGCTCACAACGGACGATTACACGCGGATGTTTTAGTTTGTTATTCTTATCGACTTTATACAGATTTTACACGAATTACCGGCTATCATCAGGGGGTAAGCTTTTTCAGGGCCGATAACAATGCAGAAGTTATTAATTTCCCAAAAAAACATTCCGAAATTGACACCATAAAACATCAAAACACCAATGGTTATTTTAAACCAACTGTCAGAATTTTTAAAAACATCAAGAAAACGTTGGTAAACGATAGTGTTATTGAAAAAAAATTGGCTCCCTCTTATTTTATTGAATGTTTATTATCAAATGTGCCTAATGATTGTTATGGCACCAATTATTCGCAAACCGTCTTTAAAGTACTTACATATTTGCAGACTAATAATTGGGATAATTTCAGGTGTGTAAACGGATTGACACCACTATGGGGTGATACTACTGAAACCTGGGAATTAGATTCCGCGAAGAAATTCGTTTCAGCAGTCATAGCAAAATGGAATAAGAGCTAA
- a CDS encoding site-specific integrase, translated as MKTTNSFSLNFFIKKDKASKGNAPIYVRITVNGKFVDMSLKRRVKMDTWEQDDQKVTGNSPEARDIKEKIRQTKTEINNAYDELRFNKELVNAEAIKAKVEGIDEEQTTLLWLMNYHNTEIKKLLEDGTMKNYFTTERYVKEFLLKKKKRHDIYLSQLDYKFVVDFEIYLRQREPDKNQRPCANNTVMKHIERLRKMINIAVKNEWLIKDPFLRFERKIVNKDREALELEEIENIKGVKLDKDGQRIVRDVFIFSCYTGLSFADMCLLNNNHLVTDIEGEKWIEMIRHKTANFSGKKFFVLLLPEAIELINRYRNHPMAGYTKTIFPVFSNQATNRYLKAIAKEAKVDKKLTFHIARHTFATTITLENGVPMETVSGMLGHASLRTTQIYSKIKKKKVSNDMKVLRERLKQA; from the coding sequence ATGAAAACAACAAATTCATTCAGTCTTAACTTTTTTATCAAAAAAGATAAGGCAAGTAAAGGAAACGCGCCGATTTATGTCCGCATTACCGTAAATGGCAAATTTGTAGACATGTCATTAAAGCGCCGTGTCAAAATGGACACGTGGGAACAGGACGATCAAAAGGTAACGGGTAACAGCCCTGAAGCCAGGGACATCAAGGAAAAAATTCGGCAGACAAAAACGGAGATCAATAACGCTTATGATGAACTGCGGTTTAATAAGGAATTGGTCAATGCTGAAGCTATCAAAGCAAAGGTTGAAGGTATTGACGAGGAACAAACTACTCTCTTGTGGCTGATGAACTATCATAATACGGAGATCAAAAAGCTACTTGAAGATGGCACAATGAAAAACTATTTCACTACCGAACGCTACGTAAAGGAGTTTCTATTAAAGAAGAAAAAGCGTCACGACATTTATCTTTCCCAACTGGATTACAAATTTGTTGTGGATTTTGAAATCTATCTACGCCAAAGAGAGCCGGATAAAAACCAAAGGCCATGTGCGAACAATACCGTGATGAAACACATTGAACGCTTGCGCAAAATGATTAACATAGCGGTTAAAAACGAATGGTTGATTAAAGACCCTTTTTTGCGTTTTGAGCGTAAAATCGTTAATAAAGATCGTGAAGCGCTTGAACTGGAAGAAATTGAAAATATTAAAGGGGTAAAACTGGATAAAGACGGGCAAAGAATTGTTCGGGACGTTTTTATATTTAGTTGCTACACCGGCTTGTCTTTTGCCGATATGTGTTTATTAAATAATAATCATTTAGTAACAGATATTGAGGGCGAAAAGTGGATAGAGATGATCAGGCATAAGACGGCAAATTTTTCCGGCAAGAAATTCTTTGTTTTGCTGCTTCCTGAAGCTATTGAACTGATAAACAGGTACAGAAATCATCCGATGGCAGGATACACAAAAACGATCTTTCCGGTATTTTCAAATCAGGCTACTAACCGTTATCTCAAAGCGATTGCTAAAGAGGCAAAGGTTGATAAAAAATTGACCTTTCATATCGCCCGACACACATTTGCTACAACAATTACTTTGGAAAACGGGGTGCCAATGGAAACTGTATCAGGGATGCTTGGACACGCCAGCTTGCGCACGACACAAATTTACTCCAAAATCAAAAAGAAAAAAGTTAGTAATGATATGAAGGTATTGCGGGAACGCTTAAAGCAAGCTTAA